In Armatimonadota bacterium, one DNA window encodes the following:
- the sufB gene encoding Fe-S cluster assembly protein SufB, which produces MKESPAYESDDELLESVAEGEYKWGFVSDVESDTLPPGLNEDTVRFISAKKEEPQWMLDFRLKAFAKFQTMSLPKWPNITYKLPDLQKISFYSEPKQKPTLDSLDDADPELIRTFEKLGIPLQEQKMLAGVAVDAVFDSVSVATTFKDKLAEDGIIFCPISEAIREHPELVQKYLGSVVPYSDNYFATLNTAVFSDGSFVYVPKGVRCPMELSTYFRINAMNTGQFERTLIICDEGAYVSYLEGCTAPMRDENQLHAAVVELVALTDATIKYSTVQNWYPGDPKTGKGGIFNFVTKRGICKGDRSKITWTQVETGSAITWKYPSCILKGDDSIGEFYSVALTANHQQADTGTKMIHIGKRTKSTIVSKGIAAGFGQNTYRGLVKINAGADNARNYSVCDSMLMGDRCGAHTFPYIEVKNNTAKMEHEATTSKIGEDQMFYFAQRGISEEDAVNMIVSGFCKDVFQILPMEFAVEAQALLAISLEGSVG; this is translated from the coding sequence GTGAAAGAATCTCCCGCATACGAATCCGACGACGAACTACTTGAAAGCGTAGCAGAGGGCGAGTACAAGTGGGGCTTCGTGTCGGACGTGGAGTCTGACACCCTCCCTCCCGGCCTCAACGAAGACACCGTCCGGTTCATCTCCGCCAAGAAGGAGGAGCCGCAGTGGATGCTCGATTTCCGGCTGAAGGCGTTCGCGAAGTTCCAGACCATGTCCCTGCCCAAGTGGCCGAACATCACCTACAAGCTACCGGACCTTCAGAAGATCAGCTTCTACTCGGAGCCGAAGCAGAAGCCGACGCTCGATTCGCTCGACGACGCTGATCCAGAGCTCATCCGCACGTTTGAGAAGCTCGGAATCCCCCTCCAGGAGCAGAAGATGCTGGCGGGCGTCGCTGTGGACGCGGTGTTCGACTCTGTGTCCGTGGCCACCACCTTCAAAGACAAGCTTGCGGAGGACGGCATCATCTTCTGCCCGATCAGCGAGGCGATCCGCGAGCACCCTGAGCTTGTCCAAAAGTATCTCGGCTCGGTCGTTCCTTATAGCGACAACTACTTCGCAACCCTGAACACCGCCGTGTTCTCGGACGGCTCGTTCGTCTATGTGCCGAAGGGCGTTCGTTGTCCGATGGAGCTGTCCACGTACTTCCGGATCAACGCGATGAACACCGGTCAGTTCGAGCGCACGCTGATCATCTGCGATGAAGGCGCTTACGTCTCGTATCTCGAAGGGTGCACCGCGCCGATGCGCGACGAGAACCAGCTGCACGCCGCGGTGGTGGAGCTTGTGGCCTTGACGGACGCGACGATCAAGTATTCGACCGTGCAAAACTGGTACCCCGGCGACCCGAAAACCGGCAAGGGCGGCATCTTCAACTTCGTCACCAAGCGCGGAATCTGCAAGGGCGACCGCTCTAAGATCACCTGGACGCAGGTCGAGACCGGGTCGGCGATCACCTGGAAGTACCCGTCTTGCATCTTGAAAGGCGACGACTCGATCGGCGAGTTTTACTCCGTCGCCTTGACTGCGAACCACCAGCAGGCCGACACCGGCACCAAGATGATCCACATCGGCAAGCGCACCAAATCGACTATCGTGTCAAAGGGTATTGCCGCCGGGTTCGGACAGAACACCTACCGCGGGCTGGTCAAGATCAACGCCGGCGCGGACAACGCGCGGAACTACTCGGTCTGCGACTCGATGCTGATGGGCGACCGCTGCGGCGCGCACACTTTCCCTTATATCGAGGTCAAGAACAACACCGCCAAAATGGAGCACGAAGCGACAACCTCCAAGATCGGCGAGGATCAGATGTTCTACTTCGCTCAGCGTGGGATTTCCGAAGAGGACGCCGTGAACATGATCGTGTCGGGCTTCTGCAAGGACGTGTTCCAGATCCTTCCGATGGAATTTGCTGTGGAGGCGCAGGCTTTGTTGGCGATCAGTCTGGAAGGAAGCGTCGGCTAG